The following coding sequences are from one Macaca nemestrina isolate mMacNem1 chromosome 1, mMacNem.hap1, whole genome shotgun sequence window:
- the LOC105498161 gene encoding ATP-sensitive inward rectifier potassium channel 10, with amino-acid sequence MTSVAKVYYSQTTQTESRPLMGPGIRRRRVLTKDGRSNVRMEHIADKRFLYLKDLWTTFIDMQWRYKLLLFSATFAGTWFLFGVVWYLVAVAHGDLLELDPPANHTPCVVQVHTLTGAFLFSLESQTTIGYGFRYISEECPLAIVLLIAQLVLTTILEIFITGTFLAKIARPKKRAETIRFSQHAVVASHNGKPCLMIRVANMRKSLLIGCQVTGKLLQTHQTKEGENIRLNQVNVTFQVDTASDSPFLILPLTFYHVVDETSPLKDLPLRSGEGDFELVLILSGTVESTSATCQVRTSYLPEEILWGYEFTPAISLSASGKYIADFSLFDQVVKVASPSGLRDSTVRYGDPEKLKLEESLREQAEKEGSALSVRISNV; translated from the coding sequence ATGACGTCAGTTGCCAAGGTGTATTACAGTCAGACCACTCAGACAGAAAGCCGGCCCCTAATGGGCCCAGGGATACGACGGCGGAGAGTCCTGACAAAAGATGGTcgcagcaatgtgagaatggagcACATTGCCGACAAGCGCTTCCTCTACCTCAAGGACCTGTGGACAACCTTCATTGACATGCAGTGGCGCTACAAGCTTCTGCTCTTCTCTGCgacctttgcaggcacatggttCCTCTTTGGCGTGGTGTGGTATTTGGTAGCTGTGGCACATGGGGACCTGCTGGAGCTGGACCCCCCGGCCAACCACACCCCCTGTGTGGTACAGGTGCACACACTCACTGGAGCCTTCCTCTTTTCCCTTGAATCCCAAACCACCATTGGCTATGGCTTCCGCTACATCAGTGAGGAATGTCCACTGGCCATTGTGCTTCTTATTGCCCAGCTGGTGCTCACCACCATCCTGGAAATCTTCATCACAGGTACCTTCCTGGCAAAGATTGCCCGGCCCAAGAAGCGGGCTGAGACCATTCGTTTCAGCCAGCATGCAGTTGTGGCCTCCCACAATGGGAAGCCCTGCCTCATGATCCGAGTTGCCAACATGCGCAAGAGCCTCCTCATTGGCTGCCAGGTGACAGGAAAACTGCTTCAGACCCACCAAACCAAGGAGGGGGAGAACATCCGACTCAACCAAGTCAATGTGACTTTCCAAGTAGACACGGCCTCTGACAGCCCCTTCCTTATTCTACCCCTTACCTTCTATCATGTGGTAGATGAGACCAGTCCCTTGAAAGATCTCCCTCTTCGCAGCGGTGAGGGTGACTTTGAGCTGGTGCTGATCCTAAGTGGGACAGTGGAGTCCACCAGTGCCACCTGTCAGGTGCGCACTTCCTACCTGCCAGAGGAGATCCTTTGGGGCTACGAGTTCACACCTGCCATCTCACTGTCAGCCAGTGGTAAATACATAGCTGACTTCAGTCTTTTTGACCAAGTTGTGAAAGTGGCCTCTCCTAGTGGCCTCCGTGACAGCACTGTACGCTATGGAGATCCTGAAAAGCTCAAGCTGGAGGAGTCATTAAGGGAGCAAGCTGAGAAGGAGGGCAGTGCCCTTAGTGTGCGCATCAGCAACGTCTGA